From the Lolium rigidum isolate FL_2022 chromosome 2, APGP_CSIRO_Lrig_0.1, whole genome shotgun sequence genome, one window contains:
- the LOC124692515 gene encoding uncharacterized protein LOC124692515 isoform X1, with product MRKFLLGRFSAFILCCWYSCLSILQGLMFHLRWIFLPLTFDGSFWLEASSWDVPICLIIQLLSLLLIVVYLSHVWLGLPLALVRRTLPLLGLLLALFGALPLHIPLQALLLFFLHRPLFTAVEYSEVPAPGEVCLFFDSKGCASAYIYHAYKCAHIISVIPTTSLCNGDRSCLVCFQNFCRSDPSALLA from the exons ATGCGGAAATTTCTTCTTGGCAGATTCTCTGCCTTTATCTTGTGTTGTTGGTATTCATGTCTTTCGATATTGCAGGGTCTCATGTTCCATCTTCGTTGGATATTTCTGCCATTGACATTTGATGGCAGTTTTTGGCTAGAGGCCAGTTCTTGGGATGTCCCGATCTGTCTGATAATTCAACTTTTGTCCCTCCTTCTGATTGTGGTCTATCTGTCCCACGTGTGGCTGGGTTTACCACTGGCTTTGGTCCGGAGGACCCTGCCCCTCCTGGGCCTGCTGCTGGCGTTGTTCGGCGCACTTCCTCTACACATTCCG TTGCAGGCACTCCTTTTGTTTTTCCTGCATAGGCCACTCTTCACTGCCGTAGAGTATTCAGAGGTGCCGGCTCCTGGTGAAGTTTGTCTATTTTTTG ATTCTAAGGGGTGTGCTTCAGCTTATATTTACCATGCTTACAAGTGTGCTCACATCATTTCCGTG ATACCGACCACCTCTCTGTGCAACGGAGACCGCAGCTGCTTAGTCTGTTTCCAGAATTTTTGTCGCTCTGACCCTTCTGCTCTACTCGCATGA
- the LOC124692515 gene encoding uncharacterized protein LOC124692515 isoform X4 — MFHLRWIFLPLTFDGSFWLEASSWDVPICLIIQLLSLLLIVVYLSHVWLGLPLALVRRTLPLLGLLLALFGALPLHIPLQALLLFFLHRPLFTAVEYSEVPAPGEVCLFFDSKGCASAYIYHAYKCAHIISVIPTTSLCNGDRSCLVCFQNFCRSDPSALLA; from the exons ATGTTCCATCTTCGTTGGATATTTCTGCCATTGACATTTGATGGCAGTTTTTGGCTAGAGGCCAGTTCTTGGGATGTCCCGATCTGTCTGATAATTCAACTTTTGTCCCTCCTTCTGATTGTGGTCTATCTGTCCCACGTGTGGCTGGGTTTACCACTGGCTTTGGTCCGGAGGACCCTGCCCCTCCTGGGCCTGCTGCTGGCGTTGTTCGGCGCACTTCCTCTACACATTCCG TTGCAGGCACTCCTTTTGTTTTTCCTGCATAGGCCACTCTTCACTGCCGTAGAGTATTCAGAGGTGCCGGCTCCTGGTGAAGTTTGTCTATTTTTTG ATTCTAAGGGGTGTGCTTCAGCTTATATTTACCATGCTTACAAGTGTGCTCACATCATTTCCGTG ATACCGACCACCTCTCTGTGCAACGGAGACCGCAGCTGCTTAGTCTGTTTCCAGAATTTTTGTCGCTCTGACCCTTCTGCTCTACTCGCATGA
- the LOC124692515 gene encoding uncharacterized protein LOC124692515 isoform X3: MVFSHIGLMFHLRWIFLPLTFDGSFWLEASSWDVPICLIIQLLSLLLIVVYLSHVWLGLPLALVRRTLPLLGLLLALFGALPLHIPLQALLLFFLHRPLFTAVEYSEVPAPGEVCLFFDSKGCASAYIYHAYKCAHIISVIPTTSLCNGDRSCLVCFQNFCRSDPSALLA; encoded by the exons ATGGTCTTCTCACACATT GGTCTCATGTTCCATCTTCGTTGGATATTTCTGCCATTGACATTTGATGGCAGTTTTTGGCTAGAGGCCAGTTCTTGGGATGTCCCGATCTGTCTGATAATTCAACTTTTGTCCCTCCTTCTGATTGTGGTCTATCTGTCCCACGTGTGGCTGGGTTTACCACTGGCTTTGGTCCGGAGGACCCTGCCCCTCCTGGGCCTGCTGCTGGCGTTGTTCGGCGCACTTCCTCTACACATTCCG TTGCAGGCACTCCTTTTGTTTTTCCTGCATAGGCCACTCTTCACTGCCGTAGAGTATTCAGAGGTGCCGGCTCCTGGTGAAGTTTGTCTATTTTTTG ATTCTAAGGGGTGTGCTTCAGCTTATATTTACCATGCTTACAAGTGTGCTCACATCATTTCCGTG ATACCGACCACCTCTCTGTGCAACGGAGACCGCAGCTGCTTAGTCTGTTTCCAGAATTTTTGTCGCTCTGACCCTTCTGCTCTACTCGCATGA
- the LOC124692515 gene encoding uncharacterized protein LOC124692515 isoform X2: MRKFLLGRFSAFILCCWYSCLSILQGLMFHLRWIFLPLTFDGSFWLEASSWDVPICLIIQLLSLLLIVVYLSHVWLGLPLALVRRTLPLLGLLLALFGALPLHIPALLLFFLHRPLFTAVEYSEVPAPGEVCLFFDSKGCASAYIYHAYKCAHIISVIPTTSLCNGDRSCLVCFQNFCRSDPSALLA; this comes from the exons ATGCGGAAATTTCTTCTTGGCAGATTCTCTGCCTTTATCTTGTGTTGTTGGTATTCATGTCTTTCGATATTGCAGGGTCTCATGTTCCATCTTCGTTGGATATTTCTGCCATTGACATTTGATGGCAGTTTTTGGCTAGAGGCCAGTTCTTGGGATGTCCCGATCTGTCTGATAATTCAACTTTTGTCCCTCCTTCTGATTGTGGTCTATCTGTCCCACGTGTGGCTGGGTTTACCACTGGCTTTGGTCCGGAGGACCCTGCCCCTCCTGGGCCTGCTGCTGGCGTTGTTCGGCGCACTTCCTCTACACATTCCG GCACTCCTTTTGTTTTTCCTGCATAGGCCACTCTTCACTGCCGTAGAGTATTCAGAGGTGCCGGCTCCTGGTGAAGTTTGTCTATTTTTTG ATTCTAAGGGGTGTGCTTCAGCTTATATTTACCATGCTTACAAGTGTGCTCACATCATTTCCGTG ATACCGACCACCTCTCTGTGCAACGGAGACCGCAGCTGCTTAGTCTGTTTCCAGAATTTTTGTCGCTCTGACCCTTCTGCTCTACTCGCATGA